Proteins encoded within one genomic window of Setaria italica strain Yugu1 chromosome IV, Setaria_italica_v2.0, whole genome shotgun sequence:
- the LOC101758781 gene encoding ferredoxin-thioredoxin reductase catalytic chain, chloroplastic has translation MTSAVATTVGCGGLPFRPSSAAPRGRPRGRWMVRAQAAGADASDDKSLEIMRKFSEQYARRSNTFFCADKSVTAVVIKGLADHRDTLGAPLCPCRHYDDKAAEVAQGFWNCPCVPMRERKECHCMLFLTPDNDFAGQDQAISLEEIKEATSKF, from the exons ATGACatccgccgtcgccaccacggTCGGGTGCGGGGGGCTCCCCTTCCGCCCGTCCTCAGCGGCGCCCAGAGGGCGTCCTCGCGGCAGATGGATGGTCCGAGCTCAAG CCGCGGGAGCGGACGCCTCCGACGACAAGTCGTTGGAGATCATGCGCAAGTTCTCCGAGCAGTACGCCCGCCGCTCCAACACCTTCTTCTGCGCCGATAAATCCGTCACTGCCGTCGTCATCAAG GGACTTGCTGATCACAGGGATACACTTGGAGCTCCTCTATGCCCTTGTAG GCATTATGATGACAAAGCTGCTGAGGTAGCACAAGGATTTTGGAACTGCCCATGTGTTCCCATGCGTGAGAG GAAGGAATGCCACTGTATGCTTTTTCTCACTCCCGACAATGATTTTGCTGGACAGGACCAG GCTATCTCCTTGGAGGAGATCAAAGAGGCGACATCAAAGTTCTAA